The Candida dubliniensis CD36 chromosome 2, complete sequence genome contains a region encoding:
- a CDS encoding deubiquitinating enzyme 14, putative (Similar to S. cerevisiae UBP14;~In S. cerevisiae: a ubiquitin-specific protease that specifically disassembles unanchored ubiquitin chains; involved in fructose-1,6-bisphosphatase (Fbp1p) degradation; similar to human isopeptidase T) — protein MTLELPSDIPSTIPANTKIYKDDCMYSFDTPENNLLGLDIDLKTYRAYSRNKDFDYTKQNFEKTGNHLYLNIKKTLKPQEERNKLLYDDNGEKSPKIQKLEIKNVSNDDYYNTEITIYDIKDDRSYSRSELSEEFNNLIDSILSANSSATEDEIKQWEQEIVPCPHSIDVEQFDTGNLDLTKCSQCDLRENLWICLHCGALGCGRQQYGSTLKGNGHALAHYELAQHPVAIKLGSLSADSESCDAYCYQCNDEVKVPHLGEKLHKFGIDLNTAVKTEKSLIELNIDQNLNWEFKLDGANGERLEPVYGKGLTGLQNLGNSCYINSVLQALYSLNGYQEYFKDKKFPDINNPAIDLTSQLIKLYDGLQSGRYSVPGSLKGDDYQLGIKPSTFKNLIGENHPEFKTQRQQDAFEFLLYFLDKVDTELGLKLNEELKFLLGTKVICANCSHGTLSNDLVDNISVPLEAEVIGKDEDGKKTYKEVELIDSFKKYTAKEDIEGYKCENCHQQPGLAYKSTGFKTFPSTLIVNVQRIQLENWAPVKVDVPITIPYNLDLTEFKAPVFETGEVGSKQKQPESENNTFVPNEEGMTTLLSMGFPEPRCLKGLYHTGNSNAEDAMNWIFAHMDDADIDDPFNPNDSHASTNDSGPSQDLVDNVAAMGFSTQLAKKALVLNNNDISAAVEWLFANPDDDGVLDNNQSNPVVNVNQEKSELITKLNASTQSNGKYELQSVICHKGTSPHTGHYVVFIKKLIDNEYKWVLFNDEKVVVCDDANLQDIKNNAYVYVFKKVE, from the coding sequence ATGACATTAGAGTTACCTTCAGACATTCCACTGACCATACCTGCAAACACCAAGATATACAAAGATGATTGCATGTATTCTTTTGATACACCAGAGAACAATTTGTTAGGGTTGGATATTGATCTCAAAACATATCGAGCTTATTCTCGAAACAAGGATTTTGATTATaccaaacaaaattttgaaaaaactgGTAATCATTTGTATttaaatatcaaaaaaactttaaaaCCCCAAGAAGAgagaaacaaattattgTATGACGATAATGGTGAAAAATCTCCAAAGATAcagaaattggaaattaaaaatgtgtccaatgatgattattaCAACACCGAAATAACTATTTATGATATTAAAGACGATAGAAGTTATAGTAGAAGTGAATTGAGTGAagaattcaacaatttgattgaCTCGATTCTTTCTGCAAATTCCTCTGCCACTGAAGACGAAATTAAACAATGGGAGCAAGAAATTGTTCCTTGTCCCCATTCAATTGATGTTGAACAATTTGACACTGGtaatttggatttgacCAAGTGCAGTCAATGTGATTTGCGTGAAAATCTTTGGATATGTTTGCATTGTGGTGCTTTAGGGTGTGGTAGACAACAATATGGATCAACTTTAAAAGGTAATGGACATGCATTAGCTCATTATGAATTAGCTCAACACCCGGTAGCAATAAAATTGGGATCATTATCAGCTGATTCTGAAAGTTGTGACGCATATTGCTATCAATGTAACGATGAAGTCAAGGTCCCACATTTGGGAGAGAAGTTACATAAATTCggtattgatttgaatacTGCAGTAAAGACCgagaaatcattaattgaattgaatataGACCAAAACTTGAATTGGGAATTTAAATTAGATGGAGCCAATGGTGAGAGATTAGAACCTGTATACGGCAAGGGTTTGACTGGTTTACAAAACTTGGGTAATTCTTGTTATATAAACTCAGTGCTTCAAGCACTTTATTCATTAAACGGATACCAAGAGTACTTTAAGGATAAAAAGTTCCCTGATATAAACAATCCGgcaattgatttaacaagtcaattaatcaaactTTATGATGGGCTACAAAGTGGAAGATATTCCGTCCCAGGTTCATTGAAGGGTGACGACTACCAATTAGGAATCAAACCTTCTACATTCAAAAACTTAATTGGTGAAAACCATCCAGAATTTAAAACTCAGCGACAACAAGATGCATTTGAGTTTTTGTTGTACTTTCTTGACAAAGTGGATACCGAATTGGGATTGAAACTAAATGAGGAATTAAAATTCTTACTTGGTACTAAAGTCATCTGCGCCAATTGTTCTCATGGAACTTTGTCGAATGATTTGGTTGACAATATCTCTGTCCCATTGGAAGCTGAAGTGATTGGgaaagatgaagatggtAAAAAGACTTATAAAGaagttgaattaattgatagtTTTAAAAAGTATACCGCCAAAGAAGATATTGAAGGATACAAATGTGAAAATTGCCACCAACAACCTGGTTTAGCATACAAACTGACAGGATTCAAAACATTCCCATCAACCTTGATTGTAAATGTTCAAAGAattcaattggaaaattgGGCTCCAGTAAAAGTCGATGTCCCAATTACAATACCTTATAATTTGGACTTGACTGAATTCAAAGCTCCTGTATTTGAAACTGGGGAAGTTGGATCCAAACAGAAACAACCAGAGTCGGAGAATAATACGTTTGTTCCCAATGAAGAAGGGATGACAACCTTATTGAGTATGGGGTTCCCAGAACCTAGATGTCTCAAAGGTTTATACCACACAGGTAATAGTAATGCAGAAGATGCTatgaattggatttttGCTCATATGGATGACGCCGATATCGATGATCCATTTAATCCAAATGATTCTCACGCTTCAACGAACGATTCTGGTCCATCACAAGATTTGGTTGATAATGTAGCGGCAATGGGATTTTCCACTCAATTAGCAAAAAAAGCATTGGTATTgaacaataatgatattagtGCTGCTGTTGAATGGTTATTTGCCAATCCTGACGATGATGGAGTTCTTGACAACAACCAAAGTAATCCAGTTGTCAATGTGaaccaagaaaaatcaGAGTTAATAACAAAACTAAATGCATCTACTCAATCCAATGGCAAGTACGAGTTGCAATCAGTTATATGTCACAAGGGTACATCTCCACATACTGGTCACTATgttgtttttattaaaaaacttattgataatgagtATAAATGGGTATTGTTTAATGACGAAAAGGTGGTCGTTTGTGATGATGCCAATTTACAAGATATCAAGAATAATGCCTACGTGTATGTATTTAAAAAGGTagagtaa
- the CaARO3 gene encoding 3-deoxy-d-arabino-heptulosonate 7-phosphate synthase, putative (Members of the 3-deoxy-D-arabino-heptulosonate 7-phosphate (DAHP) synthetase family catalyse the first step in aromatic amino acid biosynthesis from chorismate. Class I includes bacterial and yeast enzymes; class II includes higher plants and various microorganisms (see PUBMED:8760910).) — protein MIKTKVLTRTIFYFLLVRGYDPLTPPDLLQHEYPLTPESQKIIVEGRNAACDILNGKDDRLIIVIGPCSIHDPQAALDYCEKLYQASEKHKGELLIVMRAYLEKPRTTVGWKGLINDPDIDGTFHINKGLRIARKLFVQLTSKLPIAGEMLDTISPQFLSDLFSVGAIGARTTESQLHRELASGLSFPVGFKNGTDGTLGVAIDALRAASHPHHFLSVTKPGVVAIVGTDGNQDCFVILRGGKKGTNYDAKSVQETQQELIKSKVVTESKPGPRIMVDCSHGNSNKDHRNQPKVAQVVAEQIAGGDKTICGLMIESNINDGRQDVPPKEQGGKDALKYGVSITDACIGWETTEEVLDMLANAVKTRRSL, from the coding sequence ATGATTAAGACAAAGGTACTAACAAGAACaatcttttattttttattagtCCGTGGTTATGATCCATTAACTCCTCCAGACCTTTTACAACATGAATACCCATTGACACCCGAATCACAGAAAATTATAGTTGAAGGTAGAAATGCTGCTTGTGATATTTTGAACGGCAAGGACGATAGGttgattattgttattggaCCTTGTTCGATCCATGATCCTCAAGCTGCCTTGGATTACTGtgaaaaattatatcaagCATCTGAAAAGCACAAGGGtgaattattgattgttaTGAGAGCATATTTGGAAAAACCAAGAACGACAGTTGGTTGGAAAGGTTTAATTAACGACCCAGATATCGATGGTACTTTCCATATAAATAAGGGGTTGAGAATTGCGAGAAAGTTGTTTGTTCAATTAACCTCAAAATTACCAATTGCTGGTGAAATGTTGGATACAATCTCACCACAATTCTTGTCTGACTTATTCTCAGTTGGAGCTATTGGTGCAAGAACAACCGAATCACAATTGCACAGAGAGTTGGCATCGGGGTTATCATTCCCAGTTGGGTTCAAAAACGGTACCGATGGTACTTTGGGTGTTGCTATTGACGCTTTGAGAGCTGCTTCTCATCCACATCATTTCCTTTCAGTCACAAAACCTGGTGTTGTCGCAATTGTTGGAACTGATGGTAACCAAGACTGTTTTGTTATATTAAGAGGTGGTAAAAAGGGAACCAACTATGATGCAAAATCCGTACAAGAGAcacaacaagaattaatcaaatcaaaagtTGTTACTGAAAGTAAGCCTGGTCCAAGAATTATGGTTGACTGCTCCCATGGTAATTCTAACAAAGACCATAGAAACCAACCGAAAGTTGCCCAAGTAGTTGCTGAACAGATAGCTGGTGGTGATAAAACCATATGTGGATTAATGATTGAAAGTAATATAAATGATGGAAGACAAGATGTACCACCAAAAGAACAAGGTGGTAAAGATGCTTTGAAATATGGTGTTTCCATCACAGATGCTTGTATCGGTTGGGAAACCACCGAGGAAGTGTTGGATATGTTGGCTAACGCAGTCAAAACCAGAAGATCTTTATAA